Proteins encoded by one window of Cyanobacterium sp. T60_A2020_053:
- a CDS encoding glycosyltransferase family 4 protein — MSTPVGALSSGIGGGVELTLYNLIQEMQTRGYDVTTIAPSTSHFDHGKIIEMEGNLHIPAQTLSRNIPTTMPQNSVLANMWDYARQHQGEYDLIVNFAFDWLPFYLTPFFTTPMAHFISMGSLSDSLDEIMAKIAEKYPQNFGVYTEAQANTFPFASVCRCLGSGLDLSLYEFNPNPDHKLAWLGRIAPEKALEDAVEASQISQIPLWIYGKIQDENYWQNILDKYPSAPITYRGFLKTEALQAELKQCRGLLMTPRWLEAFGNVAIEALACGVPVIAYARGGPAEIVEDGKTGFLVTPDSVSGLVSAIAKLSQIDRSACRQVVEQKYSLTAWGAGFEKWFQDVMDNG; from the coding sequence ATGTCAACGCCGGTGGGCGCTTTAAGTTCAGGTATTGGCGGGGGAGTAGAATTGACTTTATATAATCTTATTCAAGAGATGCAAACAAGAGGATATGATGTCACTACCATAGCGCCCTCCACCTCACATTTTGATCATGGTAAAATTATTGAAATGGAAGGTAACTTGCACATCCCGGCGCAAACCCTTAGCCGAAATATTCCCACCACCATGCCCCAAAACTCCGTCTTAGCTAATATGTGGGATTACGCGCGCCAACATCAAGGGGAATATGATTTAATCGTTAACTTTGCCTTCGACTGGCTGCCCTTTTACCTAACGCCTTTTTTCACTACTCCCATGGCTCACTTTATCAGTATGGGCTCACTTTCCGACAGTTTAGACGAAATCATGGCAAAAATCGCTGAGAAATACCCCCAAAATTTTGGCGTTTACACAGAGGCACAAGCAAATACTTTTCCCTTTGCCTCGGTGTGTCGTTGCTTAGGTAGCGGTTTAGACTTATCCCTGTATGAATTTAACCCTAATCCTGACCATAAATTAGCATGGTTAGGACGTATAGCGCCCGAAAAAGCTCTTGAAGATGCCGTGGAAGCCTCACAAATTAGTCAGATTCCCCTGTGGATTTACGGCAAAATTCAAGACGAAAATTATTGGCAAAATATCCTTGACAAATATCCTTCAGCGCCCATCACCTACCGAGGATTTTTAAAAACTGAAGCCTTACAAGCAGAATTAAAACAATGTCGAGGATTATTGATGACTCCCCGTTGGTTGGAAGCCTTCGGCAACGTTGCCATTGAAGCCTTAGCCTGTGGTGTGCCTGTCATTGCTTATGCTAGGGGGGGACCTGCCGAGATTGTAGAAGACGGCAAAACTGGCTTTCTAGTCACCCCTGACAGCGTTTCTGGCTTAGTGTCTGCCATCGCTAAATTATCGCAAATTGATCGTTCTGCCTGTCGTCAAGTAGTAGAACAAAAGTATTCTTTAACGGCGTGGGGCGCTGGTTTTGAGAAATGGTTTCAAGACGTAATGGACAATGGATAA
- a CDS encoding 2-C-methyl-D-erythritol 4-phosphate cytidylyltransferase, whose product MYLLIPAAGVGKRMGADGNKLLLQLRGKPLLAWTLTSALHTSSLTWIGIIGQKYDFPAFEEILSQLSLSKPVVLIEGGETRQQSVYNGLRALPPTAQKVLIHDGARCLATPDLFERCAQELSTCQALIAGVTVKDTIKIVDGENVIIDTPNRNFLRAAQTPQGFDVKLLKQCHQKGLDLGWEVTDDAALLEKCGYPVKIVEGEETNLKVTTPIDLTIADFVLQNFVDNSPASLSSLPPPCLHCISDE is encoded by the coding sequence ATGTATTTATTAATCCCCGCCGCCGGTGTTGGTAAGAGGATGGGCGCTGATGGTAATAAATTATTACTACAATTACGAGGTAAACCTTTGTTGGCATGGACTTTAACCAGCGCCCTTCACACTTCCTCTTTAACTTGGATTGGAATTATCGGTCAAAAGTATGATTTTCCTGCTTTTGAAGAGATTTTAAGTCAATTATCTTTATCTAAACCAGTGGTATTAATTGAAGGTGGGGAAACCCGTCAACAATCGGTTTATAATGGGTTACGGGCGCTACCTCCTACGGCACAGAAGGTTTTAATCCACGATGGCGCGCGCTGTTTGGCTACTCCTGATTTATTTGAACGTTGCGCCCAAGAATTAAGTACCTGTCAAGCCCTCATTGCCGGAGTCACCGTCAAAGATACCATTAAAATAGTTGACGGAGAAAATGTCATCATCGATACTCCTAATCGTAACTTTTTGCGCGCGGCACAAACTCCCCAAGGTTTTGATGTCAAATTACTTAAACAATGTCATCAAAAGGGTTTAGATTTAGGCTGGGAAGTGACAGACGATGCGGCGCTATTGGAAAAATGCGGTTATCCTGTCAAAATTGTGGAAGGTGAAGAAACTAATTTAAAAGTAACTACTCCCATTGATTTAACTATTGCTGATTTCGTACTACAGAACTTTGTTGACAACTCCCCTGCTTCCCTTTCGTCCCTTCCCCCCCCTTGTTTACACTGCATTTCAGATGAATAA
- a CDS encoding FIST C-terminal domain-containing protein has protein sequence MSASMKWVNALSTQSSLEKAIDEVVAKLEGRFNGTPDLGIVFISSVFASDYPRLMPLLLDKIPLRYVIGGGGGGIVGMENEDQALEIEGSAALSLTVASLPDVDLKIFHLLSGDLPDSDSAPQAWWNAVGVAPENEPNFILLADPFSGKINELIEGLDYAYPKAIKVGGLASSSTMGVASGLFFKTPDDWQGQFITQGTIGLALSGDITVESIVAQGCRAIGKTYQVTKGEKNIIIEITDNEGQTDSPLNFLRELVNNLSPSDQDLAQHSLFIGIARDEFQLELNHGDFLIRNLMGVDPKYGAIAVGDRIRPGQRIRFHLRDGDASAEDLETLLDNYCEDEGEMDAVGALMFSCLGRGEALYGQPNHDAELFLDYFIDTPLAGFFCNGEIGPVGSSTFVHGYTSVFAIFS, from the coding sequence ATGTCTGCTTCAATGAAATGGGTCAATGCCCTCTCCACTCAATCATCCCTAGAAAAAGCCATTGACGAGGTAGTCGCTAAGTTAGAAGGGCGCTTTAATGGCACTCCAGATTTAGGTATCGTCTTTATTTCCTCCGTATTTGCCAGTGATTACCCTCGCTTGATGCCTTTACTGTTAGACAAAATTCCCTTACGTTATGTGATTGGTGGCGGTGGCGGTGGTATTGTAGGCATGGAAAATGAAGACCAAGCCCTCGAAATTGAAGGTAGCGCCGCTTTAAGTTTAACGGTGGCAAGTTTGCCCGATGTGGATTTAAAAATATTTCATTTACTGTCAGGGGATTTGCCCGATTCAGACAGCGCCCCTCAAGCGTGGTGGAATGCTGTAGGTGTAGCACCAGAAAATGAACCCAATTTTATTCTTCTCGCCGATCCATTTTCAGGTAAAATTAACGAATTAATCGAAGGTTTAGACTATGCCTACCCGAAAGCAATCAAAGTCGGTGGTTTAGCAAGTTCTAGTACCATGGGAGTAGCTAGTGGTTTATTTTTTAAAACCCCGGATGATTGGCAAGGGCAGTTTATCACTCAAGGCACTATCGGTTTAGCCTTATCGGGAGATATTACGGTGGAATCCATTGTAGCGCAAGGATGTCGAGCCATTGGTAAAACCTATCAAGTGACCAAGGGCGAAAAAAATATTATCATTGAAATTACTGATAACGAAGGGCAAACCGATTCCCCTCTCAACTTCTTAAGAGAATTAGTTAATAATTTAAGTCCTTCTGATCAAGATTTAGCGCAACATTCTCTATTTATCGGCATTGCGAGAGATGAGTTTCAATTAGAGTTAAATCACGGTGATTTTTTGATTCGTAACCTCATGGGAGTTGATCCCAAATATGGAGCTATTGCCGTAGGCGATCGCATTCGCCCCGGGCAAAGAATCCGTTTTCATCTTCGGGATGGGGATGCTTCGGCGGAAGATTTAGAAACTCTCCTTGATAATTATTGTGAGGATGAGGGAGAAATGGATGCGGTAGGGGCGCTGATGTTTTCCTGTTTAGGGCGCGGTGAGGCTTTATACGGGCAACCTAACCACGATGCGGAGTTATTTCTCGATTATTTCATTGATACGCCTTTGGCGGGGTTTTTCTGTAATGGTGAAATTGGACCTGTGGGCAGTTCAACTTTTGTTCATGGTTATACTTCCGTATTTGCCATTTTTTCTTAG
- a CDS encoding NblA/ycf18 family protein: MNNNEASLTLEQQFKLEVLKEQVKGLNREQAQQYLVEIFRQMMVKDNLVKQLMRNA; encoded by the coding sequence ATGAACAACAATGAAGCTAGTTTGACCCTAGAGCAACAATTCAAGTTGGAAGTGTTAAAAGAACAAGTTAAGGGCTTAAATAGAGAACAAGCACAACAATATTTAGTGGAAATTTTCCGTCAAATGATGGTCAAAGATAATTTGGTTAAACAATTAATGCGTAATGCTTAG